GCAAAATATCGGGGTCGCGGTAAAGTGCTGGGAAGACCGGCAGGTTGGAGGCTTCAATGGCCAGAATCTTGGAGACCTCGGGGCTCGAGAGGAAACGCACCAGGCGGTGGGCCTGGGCCTTGTTCCGGCTGAAGTCCGAAACCGTCCACTGCCAGCCCCCCAGGCAACTGGCCTGACGGCCCCCGGCAAAGGCGGGCAGGGGCACCACGCCAATCTTGCCCTTGACCTGGCTGTCGGCATCGTTCTGGAATCTGTTCCAGGCGTAGGCAAACATGGTGCCAAACACCCAGCGTCCGGCCTGCATCTCGCTGCGGATGGTGTCCTGGGGTTTTTCGGCCATGTTGGGCGGCGAGACCTTCTGATCCATCAGACTGACCCAGAACTGCAAGGCGCGTTGGGCCTGCTCGACGGTGAGGCTAAACTGGCCCTGGGCGTTGGTGACATCGCCCCCAGCAGCCCATACAGGCAGCAGGAAGGTACAAACTGCGCCCTCGGCTGGCGCGCCAATGAAACCAATGCCGTTCAAATTGGGGTTACCCTCGCGCTGCAAAATGGTCTGGGCCTGCTGGATGGCCTCGTCCCAGGTGGTGGGGGGTTTGAAGCCGTACTTCTCCAGCAGGTCGGCCCGGTAGTAGAGGAACATGGCATCCGCGAAGC
This DNA window, taken from Meiothermus sp. CFH 77666, encodes the following:
- a CDS encoding ABC transporter substrate-binding protein, which translates into the protein MKKLFWLLVAVLLASTALAQQTRLRVFVGGQQRPDVMRKIFDLYQSRNPGIRVDVEVGGATSDQQQQYLTTVLASRDPSIDVILIDVIRPAQYLASRWADTIDKYLPAASRQALLRQYLPAYSQANVINGQLVALPGFADAMFLYYRADLLEKYGFKPPTTWDEAIQQAQTILQREGNPNLNGIGFIGAPAEGAVCTFLLPVWAAGGDVTNAQGQFSLTVEQAQRALQFWVSLMDQKVSPPNMAEKPQDTIRSEMQAGRWVFGTMFAYAWNRFQNDADSQVKGKIGVVPLPAFAGGRQASCLGGWQWTVSDFSRNKAQAHRLVRFLSSPEVSKILAIEASNLPVFPALYRDPDILRVNPWFGQALPVVQAARARPQHPRYAEISEAIRVTTNQVLARQKTPEQGAREIVTRLQAIYGGR